The following DNA comes from Methanosarcina vacuolata Z-761.
CGCATTTTTCAATACTGAAAGATGATGAGAAACAGTCGATTGAGAATTGGAAAGGGCAATCGTTAGTTCGCAGGCACAGAGTTCTCCTTCCTTCAATAGTTTTAATATTTTCAGACGATTCGTATCGGCAAGAGCCTTAAAAACCCTTGTTTCCGAATTTAGTACTTCTTCGTCCAGCATATTTACCAGAGAACTGAGCTTTTGAGTTCTTACTTCTAACTGATCCCGATCAAAAATAAAACGCTTCAACCTTTCGATTTCCACTTCACTCTTTCTTTTATTCGTATCTGATTTCTTTTCGGTTCCCATGAATTACCTGCAGCAGCTACCTCCACCTTCTAAAGGGAGCAGCTTGTTTTTACTCTGTTCTTTTGACCAGCATTTTACACATAGTTTTATAGTTCCTAAGTCCACGTGATTGGCTCGGAGTAACGAATCTTCTTCTTTTCCGCAAATCGAGCACTTAAAATTCATTTCCAGGGCCTCATAACAAAATTCTCCTCATGATTGGCAATGTTTCATATTCATATGTATAAATATGATTATATTTTTTTCTTCTGCCAGTATGTTTCATATTCTTTCAACACTGCGACTTTGAATTTCTCCAGTTCTTCTTCAGAAATTTCATTTATCTTTGCAAGGTTTCGAGTAAGTTCTTCGCAGTCTATATTCTCTGGAGTCTTGCCTATATCATTCTGTTTTTCGAATTCTTCATCCAATCCGGCAATTTCCATTTCTTTATTGCCAACTTTTATCTTTCTGACACTTACAATAGAAGGCCCGCAACAGCAGCAACTTTTGTTATTTCCTGTGAGTTTCCCAAGTAAATTTTTTCCGAGTTTACTCATCTAAAAATGTCTCCTTTTATAATCCGCATATATATCAAAGAATATTGATATCTAGATTTGTCGATATGATATATAAGGGTGGCGACCATAATATACCGTGCCTCAAAATAACCATCGAAAGCGCCCGACAAAACGTGTACCCGAAAGATGTAACTGGCAGGTTTCAAGGTTGATCGCCAGATTGTAATTTCCAAATTAGGAATCAAAAAGAGCAAGAAAAGAAATGTCAAGGATTCAAAAGTGTAACTGAAATTTTCAGAAAGGCTATCAGATCATTCAATTCAAGTGTCTTCCTTTCTTCAGATCAGAAACAGTAGGTTCAACTTCTAGCCTTAGATAAATATATATAGTTTCACGGATTCAATGAATATTGATATGATTAATGAAGAAAATCTACAACTTTTCAAAGCCCTCAGTGAAGACACAAGGTATAGAATTATCAAGGCTCTAATCGAATCTGAGTGTGACTGCGGAGAACATAAGTACGGTAATAACGGAGAAATATGCGCCTGTGAAATTCCAGAAATCATTGGCAAAACGCAGTCCAATACCTCAATGCACCTTGCAAAATTACAGGATTGGGGGATAATAAAAGTAAGAAAAGAAGGGAAAAAGAGGCTGTATTCTATACAAAACGAAAAAATTAGGAAAATATTAGAAGTCCTTGAAGAATAATTTGTGCCATTACCTCAGTTAAAACTGCAAACCTATCCAGTACGAATAACCATAATATTTACTCTTTAAGGCAGTTACTTATCTTTTTCAAGATTCGCTCTTTCTTGAAAGGTTAAAAAACCGTAGTGTTGATCTTTTAGAGCACAGATCAGGGTTTTAAGGTTGTTAAGGGCGTTTTCTCCAGTATTGAACTTGCAGTCCAGGCGTATAGATGTGTTTGACATGTCCACAAATTCCCAGGGGTGGACAAAAATAACAGGAGATTCCCAGCGCTTGAGTAGCGGGATAAAAACTCCCGGAGGCAGCCTTATAAATGAAGAAGTAATCGTCGCAGGAATTCTTATTATTTTGCCTTCAACTCTGCTCCGGGGAAACGGAGGCTTATACGCTGCAATGGATGAATCATATCTGAAACCCTCATCTTCCAGAAGTCCAAGATAATTTTTCGGGAACTGCAGGTTTGGGGCCCTGAAAGAAACCAGTTTCCTTTCAAACTGCCTCAGAACTTTTCCAGCCTGTTTAAGAGCAGTTCTGGCTTCTTCTTTATCCATCCGGTCAAAACGCGTATGGGTATATCCATGGCATCCAAGTTCATGTCCTTCTTTCGGAATTCTGGATATAACGTCAGGATATTGCTCAGCCATCATCCCGGTAACAAAAAAGGTTGCTTTTATCCTTTCTTTTTTGAAAAGGTTCAGTAACTCAGGCAGTCCTTCTTCCATGCCTCTCGTACTTGTAAGCATAGGGGGACAGTCTTCTTCCACATCAACGGTTATTGTGATATTTTTCATAAATGACACTTGTATATACCTTGCTTGTCTGTTTACAGATCCGGTTCCAGTCATAATTTGAAAGACCTCTTAAAGCCTCCCTGGCAAAGGAAGTTCTCAGGGCCGGTTTTTCTATAAGGTCCTCGAGATAGTATGAAAATTCGGTAAGGCTGTCTGCAAGATAACCATTTACCCCGTTCCTGACAATATCCGAAACCCCACTATTATTCATTGCTACGACAGGAACTTCTTTTGACATTGCCTCCAGAATCGAAATTCCAAAAGCCTCATTACTCGAAGGAAGGGCAAAGATATCTGCCTGTTCCAGATATCCCAGCACTTTTTCTCTGGACACTTCCCCTGTAAAGTAGAAATTTCCGGATAAACCTGCCTCCTCCACTGTGTTTTCAAGCTTTTCCCTTAGCGGGCCGTCTCCTATCATTACAAACAGCAAATTTTCATGCTTTTCCAGAAGTGAAGGAGCTAGATCTACAATGTTTTGAACACCCTTTTTCTTTGTCATGCGTGCAACGGTGGCAATTATGAGTTTTCCTTCAGTATTTACAGGAAAAGGGACTGTGATGATTCTATCCTCAGAATCTACCCCATTGAAAATCCGGTAAATTGGTTTTTTTGTCATCAGCTTTGAGTCTTTTTCAACTGCCGAACTAACTGCAATTACAGCGTCGGCATTCTTTAAAAGCAATTTTCCTGCAAGATATAAAAGCGAACTATATGGCGTATCTCCTACCAGGGAGTGATTGGTGACTACTACGGGAATGCCGAGTTTTCTGGAAACAATAAGAGCAACCATACCTATGGGAGAATCCAGCCCATGGCAATTGACAATCTGATAATTCCCGTTTTTCAAAAGGCTGAATAGTTCTTTATATGCACCGGGCATGAGAAATCGACTCTGTCCGGGTAAAGGTTTACCTTTGACCCTTATTACTGATACTCCATCCCTTTTACTGTACTCGGGAACACCCGGGTAGCTCCTTGTAATAACGCTTACCTCATATCCATGCCTGCTCAGGGTTTTAGCAAGGGTGTGCATTGAATACTCGATTCCTCCTACCTTTGGAAAATACCAATCACTGATCATTGCAATTTTATATTTTTCCATATCTCAGATCCTCCGTAATAAAACAGGTATAGGAATCCTATCAGGCTGCTCAGTCCGAAAGAGATAAAACGTTCCAGAAAAACAAAACTTCCTGAAGAAGCAAGCGATAACCCAAAATATAGAAGCAGGGAGACCAGTCCTCCTTCAACTATTCCAAGCCCTCCTGGAGTTATTGGCAGGAGTCCGAGCAGGAGATACAAGATTGAAACTGATGCGATAATGTGCAGAGAAAGATTAAGATTTAGAGCCAGGGCGATCAGTTGAAGTCGCACTATGTCAAGAATCCAGACCCCGGAAGATAACAGGAGAACAGGAATAAAAGATTTATGAAGTTTTTTCCAGTTTTGCTTTATATCTTTAAGAAGGACGGTAAATCTTTCCCGGAAAATCCATATGAGTATTCCGGTTGCAAGGGAAGCAAAGAGCAATAGATAAGTTGAATTTAAGGTCAGAATATTTTTCTGAGGCAGGAATTTAATCTCTAAAGAAGGAACGAAATATAGAACATAGAATAAGAGCAGGATAATTGGAATCACTTCAACGAGCCTTTCAAAGAGGATCGTTATGAAAGCGTCGGTATAACTTATCCCGAAACGTTTGTTAACCCATAACATCCGCAGGGGTTCGCCTCCTGTCCTGTTCGCCGGAGTTAGATTATTCACAAAAATTGCTCCGAAAAGAATGGGAAGAAGGTCTGTGGCTTTAAGGTCGTGGCCAATGCTGGAAAGTACCTGTTGCCAGCGGACTGCAAATAAGTACACACTCAACAGGTAAACTAAGAACGCCAGAATGGCATATCGAATCCGTGTTTTGGTGAGCATTTTCAAGCTCTCTCCAAGAACAGATACAATCTCCGTCCAGTAGGCATGGACCAGAAATACTCCAACTGTAAGCAGTAAGAGGATCACAATGGCTTTCTTCAACATTCCCTGATTCAAAAATACACCTTCATAGGGATTCAGAGTGGAATTTCTTTGTATATTTTTTATAATTAAAATCTGTTCCTATCTGGATTCTCCATTCATTGAGATTGACCAAACTCTGGATTTTGTACTTTTCCAGATTGAAAAAGACATATTTAAAATATTCTTTTTTACGTATGTTTTATCCCAAAATTATTTTGCTTTTTAAATATCTTTTATTATATTTGTATATCGTGTACAGGTGACCATTATTTTACTCCAACTTTGAATTTGTTTCATATTACGTAATCATTCCACAATACCAGAATGGAATTGGAATTTATTCAACGTTTAACCTTTTGTGTCGCCTGCTGTTGTATTATGAATTAGACTTCCAAACGGGTTTGAGTCCGCTAAATCATTTCAGGATACAACATTTTTTACGTATCAAAGACCAAATCTCTACATGCCCGAAGCTATAACTCATTAAAAAGTATTTCTTATCTCCTACCCGGTCCCATTCTTATTTTTAGATTCTTTTTATATAATACCTGTCATCATCGTTTTTTCCAGATTCAACTCTATATTTTTAGTTTCAAATTGAAACCTAACATTTCTAATATAGTTTTCTATTACTATTTTTTTCCGAATTTATTCTTTTATCAAATTTCTTTTGCTGATTTATATTGTTCGTAGTCTCACAAAGTATCGTCTCCTACTCTGATGAAAAAGCAGTAAGAATTTCTTTCGGGGTGGATTTTCCTTTTAAAATAAAGGATAAATATATATGCTATATCGAAAACCTGGTCAAAAAGGCAAACAGTGTCTCAGTATTTGGATTCGGCCCCATATTGCTTCCTACTCTTGGGTGACGACTCAAAAATTG
Coding sequences within:
- a CDS encoding glycosyltransferase family 4 protein, with the translated sequence MEKYKIAMISDWYFPKVGGIEYSMHTLAKTLSRHGYEVSVITRSYPGVPEYSKRDGVSVIRVKGKPLPGQSRFLMPGAYKELFSLLKNGNYQIVNCHGLDSPIGMVALIVSRKLGIPVVVTNHSLVGDTPYSSLLYLAGKLLLKNADAVIAVSSAVEKDSKLMTKKPIYRIFNGVDSEDRIITVPFPVNTEGKLIIATVARMTKKKGVQNIVDLAPSLLEKHENLLFVMIGDGPLREKLENTVEEAGLSGNFYFTGEVSREKVLGYLEQADIFALPSSNEAFGISILEAMSKEVPVVAMNNSGVSDIVRNGVNGYLADSLTEFSYYLEDLIEKPALRTSFAREALRGLSNYDWNRICKQTSKVYTSVIYEKYHNNR
- a CDS encoding lysylphosphatidylglycerol synthase transmembrane domain-containing protein; protein product: MNQGMLKKAIVILLLLTVGVFLVHAYWTEIVSVLGESLKMLTKTRIRYAILAFLVYLLSVYLFAVRWQQVLSSIGHDLKATDLLPILFGAIFVNNLTPANRTGGEPLRMLWVNKRFGISYTDAFITILFERLVEVIPIILLLFYVLYFVPSLEIKFLPQKNILTLNSTYLLLFASLATGILIWIFRERFTVLLKDIKQNWKKLHKSFIPVLLLSSGVWILDIVRLQLIALALNLNLSLHIIASVSILYLLLGLLPITPGGLGIVEGGLVSLLLYFGLSLASSGSFVFLERFISFGLSSLIGFLYLFYYGGSEIWKNIKLQ
- a CDS encoding polysaccharide deacetylase family protein gives rise to the protein MKNITITVDVEEDCPPMLTSTRGMEEGLPELLNLFKKERIKATFFVTGMMAEQYPDVISRIPKEGHELGCHGYTHTRFDRMDKEEARTALKQAGKVLRQFERKLVSFRAPNLQFPKNYLGLLEDEGFRYDSSIAAYKPPFPRSRVEGKIIRIPATITSSFIRLPPGVFIPLLKRWESPVIFVHPWEFVDMSNTSIRLDCKFNTGENALNNLKTLICALKDQHYGFLTFQERANLEKDK
- a CDS encoding ArsR/SmtB family transcription factor: MGTEKKSDTNKRKSEVEIERLKRFIFDRDQLEVRTQKLSSLVNMLDEEVLNSETRVFKALADTNRLKILKLLKEGELCACELTIALSNSQSTVSHHLSVLKNAGLIKERKEGKWSYFRLSDGAVIEILNQAKLLHDK
- a CDS encoding ArsR/SmtB family transcription factor, with protein sequence MINEENLQLFKALSEDTRYRIIKALIESECDCGEHKYGNNGEICACEIPEIIGKTQSNTSMHLAKLQDWGIIKVRKEGKKRLYSIQNEKIRKILEVLEE